A genomic stretch from Uloborus diversus isolate 005 unplaced genomic scaffold, Udiv.v.3.1 scaffold_359, whole genome shotgun sequence includes:
- the LOC129233363 gene encoding uncharacterized protein C16orf52 homolog A-like, which yields MDRLTVISGALFLAANVFAAISLALPDWIVSDVGGNTRLGLLRNCMTIYGRQQLCFSPNLQPEWMLSLICIMIDCICVSTTVALLLLSHWNDQVVPYARWMGFSAMVLFCLAAVIFPMGFTMEEIGGEAYQLPSSHQVGLSYIFFVLALWITVISELFAGKACMPHF from the coding sequence ATGGATAGATTAACAGTAATATCTGGAGCTTTATTCCTTGCTGCGAATGTATTTGCTGCCATAAGCTTGGCTCTGCCAGATTGGATTGTGTCTGATGTGGGCGGAAATACCAGACTCGGACTTCTCAGAAACTGCATGACAATTTACGGTAGACAGCAACTATGTTTTTCACCGAATTTACAACCCGAATGGATGCTGTCCTTAATATGCATAATGATTGACTGCATTTGTGTCTCAACCACTGTTGCTTTGCTTCTGCTGTCTCATTGGAATGATCAAGTTGTGCCGTATGCAAGATGGATGGGGTTTTCTGCGATGGTGTTGTTTTGCCTCGCAGCTGTCATATTTCCCATGGGATTCACAATGGAAGAAATCGGAGGAGAAGCGTATCAACTGCCCAGCAGTCATCAAGTTGGATTGTCATATATATTCTTCGTGCTGGCTCTGTGGATAACTGTTATTTCTGAATTATTTGCTGGCAAAGCGTGTATGCCTCACTTTTAG